The genomic stretch TAGATATCTACGGGGAACCATAGATATGAGATTGTTTTATTCTAATGAATTCAAGTTAGAAATGATTGGTTATGCCGATGCAggttatttgtctgatccacataaAGCACGATCTCaaacaggctatttatttacatatggaggtactgcTATATCATGGCGTTCAATGAAACAAACAATAGTTGCCACATCTtcaaatcatgctgagataatagccattcatgaGGCTAGTCGGGAATGTGTTTGGTTGAGATCAATGACTCAGCATATTCAGGAAATGTGTGATTTTCTTATGAAAACAGATAATCCAACTACACTATATGAAGACAATGATGCATGCATTGCTCAACTGAAAGGAGGATACATCAAAGGAGACagaacaaagcacatttcaccaaagttcttTTTTATGCATGATCTTCAACAAAATGGTGAAATTAATGTTCAACAGATTCGTTAATGTGaaaatttggctgatctgttcactaaggcattaccaacctcaacatTTGAGAAGTTGAGACAGAAGATTGGAATGCGCCGTCTTTGGGAAATAAAGTGATGTTTTCATGAGGGGGAGTAAGATATGcgctgtactctttttcccttagcctaagttttgtcccactgggttttactggtaaggtttttaacgaggcagcaaATAAAGCGTATTacagatatgtgtactctttttccttcactaagatTTTTTCCCTACAGGGTTTTTtcttagtaaggttttaacgaggcacattatctatggacatccaagggggagtgttatgataaatatcacattatggtggatgtctactcttcttccatgattttcatctcaaatgcttaatgacatattcaatgacatattttgtatgttcaatgacatattccatgacatattttcttcactttttatgcctatataaaggccttgtaatagataggaaaatacacacaatagAAGAAGAGAATCTCTTCCTTTTCtctatctttatttttgttcatgttttactaaattacttttatttcttgttcatgttttactaaattgcttttattttataacagcaCGAAGTTATTTATCTAATGATAATTTTCATATCAGGGCACTGAAACCAGCTGACCAGTGGGAACGCAAGAAGGCAATAGACTACGTACTTATGCAAGAAAATAGCTCAGTTAAAAGCTTTCCTGCATGTTCTTAAAAGCTTTCCTGCATGTTCTTAAATCCTGTGGCAAAGGTATACACCAtatttattataaaccaaaaTTATTTTAAGATATTATTTTCCATAGctcattttatattttatagcaaaataagtaTTTATGATATATACTATCATTGAGGAATGAAATATGCTATTTATGTTACTGTATTCGTGAATACATGGCGCGAATACATATGAATATATGCACTTACAGCTAgactgttgtattcatgaatacttGGCGCGGATGCATGTGAATACATGCACGTACAGTTGAACTACCTTAATTTTTAGGCGCTTTTTATTACTGTATTCATAAATACAGCAGCGCGAATACAACGCATACACTGCCGTAACAACTGAATAGTAGCTATATAaagttaatagccactaaacaatagtgaTTTCTAAAAATTCACTCTCAGAGAATTACAGGTAGAAGTTAcatttagttttttctttttttgaagttACATTTAGTTTGCGACATATCTTCACATATAATACTATTCCTTTAGTCCATCCAATTCGTAACTTAAAAGATAGAGTCACTTATTTGATTAAAGAGAGGAAAATATTTCGTAAAATGGTAAATTGTAATAACCCGAAGTCgttggaaaaaaaaaagcaataacaattttcttctttttttgaaaattaagaaGAATGAACCAAATACAAATATAGAGAAAAAGCATTTCTGATTTATCATTAgtttctgcccccccccccccccccaccacaAATAAATCTGAACCTTTGATATTTAAATGTAGCgtcaaaaaaaaaaacccaactTTGGAAATGGAGAGAACAAAAAATGGACTAGCCTGATCCAATATCGGACATCAGTCGTTAAAAAGCTGTGCTTTATTGACGTAGTCAATGAATAGCTAAACCTATTCAAACTCATTATTGAAGTCGATTGCAGTCGTTAAACTGCTGTTTATATGAAAGTGAGCAAAAATAGGTGATCCAAAAGTAAAAGATTGTCCAACTATCATCCCTTTTGAGGACTGTTTTTAACATTAAAATTATTATTCAGGTGAAGGCATTACAAATGGAGGTTAGTTGATAAGTACAAATTGACTTAAATGGGTGAGAATGGAGAAAAGAAGGTAAGCTAAGCAGAGAGAAGATTGAACTAAAGCAGGAAACTAGAGAAAATGGAATTTACAAACTAGAACAACAAAGAATGAAGATATCTACATCTTTTTACCTCTGTATCAAATTATTCTCCAACGCTTCCCTCCAGTATGTTGATTCTTCTCAACTTTCCACCACTCTGAAGCTGACTCTCAAATTCTCAATAAATAAGTAGCATGCAACCTCAGTGAGCCAATCCGTATTTGAGAGAGGTTGACAGCAACTGACCAGAAGATAACTGCAATCTCAGTGAGTCAATCAGTATTTCAGAGAGGTCGAGAAGGGACCAGAAGATGTCAACAATGCATCCACCACTGACCACCTTAAAGGAATACCATAAGTCTGAAAATCTTGTCTCTCAATCTGAAGGTTTGTAGACGAAGCTATGAAGTTGTTATCATGGTGGCGGGACCTCATCAGCATAGATAGAAACACAGGCATCAGCTGCACCAGCAGCAAGCAGCATTTGATAGGGGTGGAAGGTAAGACATCTTACAGATCCTATCTTCTGAGCCATAAAGGTGGACAAATACCTAATGGTGCCTAACTGCTCACCCTCCAGGTTGAACACTTTGATAAGTTGCTTAGATGAACCGCTCGCTACAAGGGGTGCATGACGATGGACCGCCAGAGATGTAAGTGATCCCCTGTGAGCATAAATGGTCAAGTATGCCTCCTTGAGATTTCTCATATCAAGGAACTGAATATCACCAGCCTGAGATGCACTGACAACCTGAGAAGAAACAAGAGAAAGTTCATGACTTCTCATTTGCTTTGATAATATAGAACTTTTGTGTGAAAAAAACTTGTCACAAGAAGTAATTGTTGTAACAAGTGATATTAAACACAGagagtgtgtatgtgtgtgtacaTTTTTTTCAAAGATGGTCTACTGACAAATCAGTAGCAGACAAGTTGACAGGCCAGATATGAAGAGGTTAATGATAATCACCTTCGCTGGTTGAAGTCCAGGTTGAAAGCCAACCCCAACAACTCTTTCCACTTCGGGGTGAGGTCGTGTTGCACAAACAAGCCTAAACAAACACAAATTAAACAGTCAAAAACCACTGAATATTGATGTATTTTATGCATCAAAAAATTACATGCATGTGTGGATAGTGCCTAATGTATGCATTCTGAGAGAAACCATGCAGAGCGGATACCCATCTTTGAGGTCCGAATTTGTCCTCACCTCATAATGCCAAAGACAACATTATTATCCTGATATCTATAAATCACGAACTCCAGGAGACGTAATTCCTACACCCTAACCCCACTCGAAAAACAGAAGACTTGTGGTCTAAGTTAATGCAAGTCCACACTACCAATTCGACTAATGTACTTGAGTTCCATATACAAGAAAAAGTGTgcgttcggacatatatatgcTCATGAATTACTAGTACTACATCTTACATTTCTGGCATCCGAATATCGAATAGTTTGACAGATCCATCCACGAAGCCAGTAACAAATTGACCCGCATGAACTTGAGAAGCAGACTGCACAAGGCATGAAAAAGAATATGTCATCACAAAAGTAAGTGGCATGGTTAGAGCATCCGGCAAAAACATGTAACATATAGACGTGGTAAAGTTGTTTAAAATGCCAATAAAACACTACATGTTTTAGCACAGAACCTGAGGATAGCGGAAAAAGGGGATAAAGCAAAGACGAACAAGAGATCCAAGAATTAGTACTACCAAAAGAGACAGGCCAGCCTATTTAATTGAAAACAAATATATATGTTACCTCCTCCTCCACCCAATGCAAGCCTTACAGATATATCATGACAATGTAAGCAGGTGTGGAAAATAGGTTCAGGTAGGTGAATGTACACTCCGTAGATGAGTGGTTTATACCACCTTCAATAATTGATTTATTCTTCATTGATTCTATATGAACACAGAGCATGAcattatttgttttgaatttaaataCACACAAGAGCTTATGATGGGTTCCAAGGAGTACATGATCATATatactgttacgcggcgccttcctgagattccttggaagggcgacgtaaggctaagcaactgatgtcagtgcagttactgtccgccaactgaggtcccctccgtacgctagactagattgtcagtgccgtacgggaaaaccaatgtcaagagaaattgagagaacaggaatgagaattgagaatgaaagaaagcttgattgcattaatgaaagctattacagaaaggaaatgcggtgtcgagggggagagacaccagtacagagaattgtttgcttgctagaaagttttgattgtttggtcccccttaataatgcttaaaaaaaataatccaaagctacaagactagacttgattaagctagagaaacataatgaaattacatggaataaaactactctatatttacaatgaaaaagacttagtttgctataaggcagaaaacatggccgttgtcggcagcatagtctttggcatcaggatctgcgcgcgcggcattgtctgcgcgcgcggcgctgttggcatctgcctgcggttgggcgctggcgagggatatcggtggggcgacagaggcacatgcgcgcttgtcacttggcgcgaccaagaccacggggccgtccgtggcgctaggcattggaaggcttgctaggacgccacggggcgcgcccaaggggtcatggggcacggctggaaagccgcccatgacattctcccccacctgagttggcgacgtcctcggcgccttacttgcaagataatcttcaattaggctcttgtaggctttgaggtttgttcccctctcccaagtgttctcctctgtatcacagccctgccatttcaccaagaactcctggtgatctttccttgaggcatgaatcactctatcatcaaggatagcttcaacacgcctcttcccggttgaattgggccctcgaatactgggtattgtgagctggctccttgaaggatcctctgtatcttcccgaaaaggtttcaggaggctgacatgaaaaacaggatgaattttccaccaagctggggtatccacccggtatgcaactttcccaatacgcctttcaatggacaagggtccaatatatttttgcaataagcgagggtcatggacccctgcaaataagtaacgttttggaattttgaccatcactttgtctcctacttggtattcaacaaagcgacgattctgatcagcatgcctcttcatccgcttttgagccttgacaagatagctccgcactatctccaaattttgcttccactctttagagaagctagcagctcgaggagatttagacatatttggtgcattgacggtgtgtgggagtagcggttgctgtccggtaacaatttcaaaagcgcttttgtttgtactagagctcttttgtgaattgaaacacagttgagcagcatccagaagcttcacccaattcttctgcgatccggttacaaaatgacgcaaatattcctccaacataccattgaaccgctccgtctggccatcagattgcggatgaaaacttgagctgtgattcagcttcgacccaagacacttaaagagttgggtccaaaagttgctagtgaagcgtgagtcacgatcactaacaatatctttgggtaggccccaatatttgacgacatgagagaagaagagtcgagctgtatcttctgctgatatatattgtggggcagcaataaaggtagcatatttggaaaaccgatctaccacaaccaagatagttgttagatctccgaccttgggcaatccggtgatgaaatccagggaaacactttcccaaggtctctttgggacagctagtggttccaaaagtcccgcctgtgttaagcggtctgacttgtccttctggcatactagacaagtcttcacatactgagcaacgtcatcggccatttgaggccaataatatgcacggcgaagtaacgccatggtgcgttcttcaccgggatggccggcccacagagtatcatgacattccgctagaagagtccttcgtagatctcctcctttaggaacataaagtcggttccctttcactttcagaaaaccatcttccatgtagaactggcgagtcttgccttgtcctaccaaatcaaccaaatactgtgaagcaggatctctgatgagtagatcttgtatctggtccttgatggaggtggctacctcgctcccccttagggtggcgagtaagcacactgatgctagatcagctctccgactgagcgcatcagcaacatgattggtcttcccacttcggtattccaggttgaagtggaattcagctaggagttcctgccacctggcctgtcgaccattcaacttcggctgggtcatgaaatggctaacagctgtgttgtctgtcttgaccacgaacggggttcccagcagatagtgcctccagaggcgcaagcagtggacgacagccaataattctttctcatgggcggcatagcgccgctctgcatcttttagcttccggctctcgtacgccacaggatgcccttcttgtagcaagacgccaccgagggcatagtcagatgcatctgtttgtacttcgaatggcttggccagatcaggaagggccaagacggggctactagacatagccgctttcaatgcgttaaaggcctccgctcgcttgggtccccattcccaaggcgtgatcttcttgaggagttctgtcaatggtactgcaatgagggagtagtttttcacgaatcgccgatagaaattgcatagaccaaggaacgccctcaaggcatggatatccttaggtggcggccaatctgtgattgcctgaatcttctgcTGGTCCATCTTGATTCGCCCTTCCCCaatgacatgtccgaggaagtcaatttgcttttgagcaaaggagcacttagatagcttcgcatatagttcatgctcccgcaatcgagctaggaccttccgcaagtgcatcaggtgttcctccaatgttttgctatataccacaatgtcatccaagtagaccaccacgaattcatcaatgtactcccggaagacttggttcatcaaagtgcaaaatgtagctggggcgttagtcaagccgaatggcataactAGGAAATCGTACGAgccatatcttgtcacacaggtcgtcttgtgctcatcaccctctgcaatccgaacttgccaataacctgtcttcagATCTATTTTGGTGAACACTGTCGCGccacccagtctatcgaacaagtctgccattaacggaatagggtacttgttcttcacagtaattttgtttagagcccgatagtccacacagagtcgtagactaccatcatgtttcttttggaatagcacaggggacccgtatggggatttggagggcacgataatccctgtgtctagcatttccgtcaattgtctccgaagttcggtgagttcgggttgtgacattctgtaaggcgcccgggcaggtggcttcgcgcccggcaccagctcaatttcatgatccacagtgcgcctaggcggtagtcgctttggcatgtcttgtggcatgacatcttcaaactctagtagtagctccttcacgggttcaggaatgggacccgaggagcattctacatcttcgatgcagagggttgccaggaacgtaggttcgtttcttttgacccccttcttcaactgcaaggccgagatgttttcaacggccatcttcatgggcatgcacgggataacgcagggcttggccccgtttgctcccatcatcagtaacatgtcagcatacggtacaggcatggtgttggtttgcctcaggaattccaatccaactatcaactcgaagtcatctatgatcaccacacgcaagttgaattttccttcgtaagggccaagcttcatcggtacttctttggctattccacccactggctggggaggtgagttgatagccttgacacggcctctacctttccctacgactagaccaaggcgctccacctgagtcgaggctaagtagttgtgggtagcacccgtgtctaccatggcccgaatgggcttgccattcaccttcatctcaacgaacattaaggtcctctcgtgcttaagaggagtctcatcatccgccttctttttccctttcttggtgacgggacatgggtccttcttcttacggataccagcactagtctctgctaatgcctcagaaatggagccaacaattgcattgaaggcacctacgGGTTCAGTCTGATCCGCATCGTCTGAATCGTCATCTGTCCCATCATCAAAAGTCTGATGGGCATTCATCTGTGCATGTGGgcactcattgttccaatgtggtccgcCACAATGACGGCACCCTGAAGGAGGCTTCCTCCCCCGATCATTGTTGTtagatgcagcactgttgctgcctgtggagggagccttaggtttggttgagctccgatctcccccacttctgctagggccaccattgctagactggccccctttgaatcccgctcgggtaggcggttgaggcctatccttccgggcttccatttgatagtccccaaggcattcagctgcttggatcgccttgggcagggtatctacccgttgcctttgtagctccatacgggcataaggtttcagcccttctagga from Nicotiana sylvestris chromosome 12, ASM39365v2, whole genome shotgun sequence encodes the following:
- the LOC138883935 gene encoding secreted RxLR effector protein 161-like — encoded protein: MDNAHLLSTAMVVRSLDINKDPFRPQENDEELVGDETPYLSAIGALMYLANNTRPDIAFAVSLLARFSSSPTRRHWNGVKHIFRYLRGTIDMRLFYSNEFKLEMIGYADAGYLSDPHKARSQTGYLFTYGGTAISWRSMKQTIVATSSNHAEIIAIHEASRECVWLRSMTQHIQEMCDFLMKTDNPTTLYEDNDACIAQLKGGYIKGDRTKHISPKFFFMHDLQQNGEINVQQIR